DNA from Garra rufa chromosome 5, GarRuf1.0, whole genome shotgun sequence:
AGAGCGAGAGCCTTTGCTATGCTTACGAACTAGCTTGCAGTCTTCCCCTAgctaaaaaaattacttcaattgtgCTTTACGACAGAATCGGTGGTTCCTCTCACCCTATAATCGCTCACTACTAGGCTGAGTGTGACTTTGGGTTTTTATTCCCCTTTCCTTCTCTAACTTCCCTCCATCTCCATtacatttccattacagatttgcataAGTGTTTGCATTTTATTCTATAAATGTTCATTACGAAATGGCGCCatttccattaactgatgttatgaGACTAAACAgtctttttttcctctcgcgataagtcttgcttaaacacaagcattgactagagtgactgCGATCAGCTCTGGCAGCTGTGACGGAGCCGTAATGCGCTGCTGATGTGTACAGTGTAAATAAGGGGTCTTAAGCACTAACAGTGCAATGCTTCTCATTTAGTTTGAATGGGTGAAGTCATTCGTTGCTGAACTGAATTGTGGATCCATTGCGTCACAACACTGCTGTTGCTCGCAGCAGAAGTTGAAAAACTTTCAACTTTTTAAGCGCCAGCACAggcatcagccaatcagatcgctttATGCAAATACTCCAGCACAGACAACAGTTATTCATGTTCATGCAACACCAGGCAAGTGATGTAACTGACTATTGTCACTATGACAGTCGCATTAGCACCAAGCTTCAGACACACCGTCTGTCAAGCGTTAACGCTGACGCCTTGTGTGAAGGCTCCGTAGTGGCAAGGAAAGCCCCTTATACTTGTAAGCGACCACATATGAGGTGTTTCTGTTCATGTGACTTTtacatagggctgggcgatatggcaaaaatgtattctcgataattttttcccatattgaacgataacgatatatattttgatatattctgttgatgttgccagctttaaaatagtatcccaacagtgactaaagccacaaaaattaaagggttcattaaattacattttaaagtatagtttattaacaaaaacagattacagatttggccttaaaaattaaaacaacttactaaaataaatttaaccaataaaagttgtgacagtgtatggtaaatgagagtaaatgtacaaaatgtaaacataaaattattgtaaaaacataatttgtaacaattatttatttatttgtttatttattattattaacataattgtttattttctctattataggttgagctatttaaattagaggcaaccactgcattttgaaacaatctacagtataaataacaaaaaattacgacacagttctttcttaatcgtattaagtgcagacaattcagccataatcaaagtaggctactctctcattattctaattgcaaatagagaccgaatatttcaagaatgatacagagctatagacatacacaacctatcatagcctacatgctaataacagcttagatatgtaatgtagcctaatttgcgtgcattggggagtcactctctaaacaagggggattaaaatagcttttgaatgcgcgtgcgttttttgctttcggtttcagttttaacaatcgcgccaaactctcagctgagctgagagtcacttttcagaaaGCCAAagcacttatataacggaattcgtgctacctatTTTTGTCGACagtttcaacatctttggataataactcgaggttagtttcactttcgtcgctgcttccactctctcttttgtttttgtcgtcctggtgttaagtttgcttcgcaaagtgcggtaataaatgaactttgtactttgacgtgcacacgcacgctgcaagCTGACTGACTGTTGtctcatatttctgctgtgtgattggctcttagattaatccatatcgaacaaaaaatgtctagagcttatcgttattaacataaattttatcgcgattcgatatgatatcgttatcggcccagccctacttttACATACGCaaggtgacctgtaaatgtgaaaaaggcatttccattgcagttttgcaaaatattcctttttcgaattgcctgaaaaaccacctcatgcaagcgcaaaaaaaggttttttttgcaatatatgggagttttcgTGAAATTAATGTTTCCATTTCAATTTGcacaatttgaagggtaatggaaacgcagctattaACTCAGATTAAAGCCCACAGAATGTTTGGGCATTGGAGGAAAAAAATCATCACTTCTCCGCTACACTCACATATGCTGATCCAGACCATTTTCACTGGCGGAAAAACACACAAACTAACTGGCAATTTTTTTTCCCTGAGGCACTGTTATTTCAAGTCCATATGAACCACAAGTTTTGACCGACTTCAGTATTGTAATGTATTTCTGAGTGAAACAGAATACAGAATAAGAGAAATAGAGAGAGGGACTTGCTTTTATCACACCTCCTTGGCATCTCTAGTTTGCAGCAGATTGATGGTTGGAGGGGAGTGGTTATAGGgagagtttacccaaaaatgaaaattctgtcattaattactcaccctcatgtcgctccaaacctgtaagacctacgttcatcttcagaaaacaaattaagatatttttgatgaaatctgagagctctctgaccttccatagacagcaagggtcctaacACCTTCAAGCCcaaaaaggtaccaagaacatgcATGCTCTGCGCCTTGTTTACATTCAGACGAAAGCATGCGCATGCATCATGGTACTGTTCAAAATGTAGCTAGAGTGATGCGGAGGAGAAAAATTGTtgagttgttattttagttttttgcgcaacaaaaagtattctcatagcatcataaaattacggttgaaccactgatgtcacatagactacaGTATTTtttcaatgttcttggtacctttctggaccttgaatgcggtaagacccttgctgtctatgaagggtcagagagctctcagatatcatcaaaaatatcttaatttgtgttccgaagatgaacaaaggtcttacgggtttggaacgacatgagggtgagtaattaatgacagaatttttatttttgggtgaactatcgctttgaAGGcacgcatattcaaaacaaacaatgaaacaaaggTGTAGTTGTATGATGCCGTGATtaagtgtggaatcatgggagttgttgtctttATGCCCACAGCTGATGCAATCCGACGGGACTCAGCAAGAATCATGTTCATGGATGAGCCAATATactcatttttgtttttgttttattaaaggagtggttcactttcagaacaaaaaattacagataatgtactcacccccttgtcatccaagatgttcatgtctttctttcttcaggcgtaaggaaattatgttttttgaggaaaacatttcaggatttctctccatataatggacctctatggtgcccccgaaatgcagtttaaatgcagctttaaagggctctaaacgatcacagccgaggaaagaagggtctgatctagcaaaacgattggttattttctaaaaaaatattacaatttatatactttttatatacctttttaacctaaatgcttgtcttgcctagctctgtgtatagattaaaaagtatataaattgaaaatgttttttagtaaataaccgatcgtttcgctagataagacccttcttcctaggctggggttgagagccctttgaagctgcatttggaagttcaaactcggaggcaccatagaagtccattatatggagagaaatcctgaaatgttttcttcaaaaaacaccatttcttgacgactgaagaaagaaagacacgaacatcttggatgacaagggggtgagtacattatctgtaaatttttgttctggaagtgaactactcctttaacatcactgtagtatgaagcagggtggggctgAAAGCCGTGGAAACTAAACAAGGCTGCTGGAGTAATTGCTAACGAGAGACAAGCGCAACAAACAGCTTGAAATCAGCTGGGCtttttttattatgccacagCCGCTTCCGCTTCATCCGGTCATTCATATGTGGGGTAAAACAGCGCTGTTTTATCAAACTAGATACATTTaagtgtgttgaaagttctgttataatgctactctgtgcaaTGTCACCTGTCTAATACAATGCATAACATAATAAAGCAACTTAATTATTATTTCTCTGGACTTAATCATCACATTCATGGAAAGTCAACAAAATACATAACACTAttctagtgttttttttgttttgtttttttatcaaaaaaactTACATATTGTTCCTTTAAGGATGTTGTGCCTAATGCCAAACAAAGTAAACAGGgaaaattttgatttcatgtggaCTTCAAGAAATATCGGACTCACAATGTTGTACTGAGGTACTTGAATCACGTCCGTGTTGATATTGACTGTTAAATAGGGTGCAGACAACTAAAATCAGTTTACAATGGAGTCcaaataaaagaaatattttaagaCAAACTACACCCATAATTGTCAATACCTAAAATAGAAATTCTCATATTGTAGTGTAATCTATAGTAACAGAAGAATTCTCTTCCACAAGCTCATTCTTCCATAACAAGCCAGTCTGCATGACGTCATTTCAGCTAAGCAACCTGGTGGCTCTTTTCACAGATGATGTGTGTGAGAGCTGCTGCCGAGAAAACATACTTGCCTGCCACAAATCTGTCTTTTTGTTCTCGGTTCCAGCCATCTGATGTCATTTATTCTTGCATCATTACTACAGGACCTGATTTGAAGTTCAATGCATATTCATAATACAGCCATTATATGCATTAATATTATACAATTCGCACTTGCCCTACAGTTATGCACGCACGGCCGATGCAGCCTGATCGTGAACAATAAAACGGAGCAGACAGCGAGCGCTCTGCAAAATTCAATCCCGTGCTGTTGCAGGACAGAATGAACCCGGACTGCACATACAGTCATTCTTGCGACAGCCAATGATTTTTCAACCGTCTTCATTCAATAATAATACAGGGGTGCTTATTGGCTCGGGTTCCATTCACAATATCACTCCAGACTCGAATATCTGGGTGGACTAAAATGAACAATAGACAAAGGGCTGAAAATCCAAACTAAACGTAAAGCGTTTGGCAGCATGCATCCCTGCGTAATAGCGCGCGTTCCGTTCATTGACCAAGAACGCGGACTGATTGACTGATCGCTGTTGTTCTACATCAATTACCGGTGTGAAGAACAACAACGGTCAATTCTCTGACACTTCATACCATTAAGCCATCCAGCACATCTAAATGCATTTACTCAAGTGCATCTCATCTATAACGACTTACCTCTTGCGCGACGGCTGTCTCTCTCTTTTTCAGATCAGGATGCGGTAATACACGACAACTCTGTGACTCTGTCAAAGATGAAACTGTAGGTTGGATCGTGTAACGGCAATAGAGGCGACAGAGCTGTGGTAACATGCTTTTAGTACGTTCACAGAGCAGGAGTGTTCTTGTCCTCAAAATGACCATCAGAGTTGACAAAACTGGCTTTGCAGAAGCTATGATTGAATGGATTTGATGTTCTGTTAGGCTTATTgtacacatacataaataaatgcacatatatgtgGATGACATACGTGCACcttttaataatcaaaatactgCGCTTTGACTGAAAGCTAACGTACAGAATTAAAATCATAGTGATGGTGTGTCTGTCTGACTGATTGCTTGACTGTCTAAAACGTGTTAACTTAAGTCGTGTTTCTCTTTTGCCTAACGCATACACCGCCGAGCAATATCTGTCAAAAAGTCACTGATTTGAGACCCAACCTGAGCACTGGTGTAGTTTAGTGCAGCTATCTTCTGTTTCCAGCGTTTCCAGGTAGCGCTCGCCTGTGAATCTCGCCCCGACACAAATCTAGACATCCAGTGCGGTGGCGCACCGTCATTTACATCCAGTTCATTCAAATCACCCTCCCAGGGAAGAGCAGGGAGTATCTGCCATTCGGCATCTACTGCGGTCGACGGTTCAGTCTGGCCAGTTGAATTTTCATTGACTGTTGTGGCAACCCGCTCAAACTAACTTGCTTGTCAGCTCCCCAGCGGTCTGTTAGTGACGTTCGACAATTCCATTGGTTGGCTGCGGTGTCAGTCACGCTACAACTTACTCATAGAGGCGGGACTAGCGTAGTACTGCCATCAATGGCACTGCCCCTTGGATTTAAAAGTGAGGTGCGCCGCTCTGCGGAGTTTTATTGTAGTGGTCTTGTGCACAGAATAAATATTTTCAAGCTTTTATTGATTAGGAGACAACACCAGAAATGTAACTTAATAAAGGcgtttattttcaatatttaattgGTAAATGGGCTGCAGTTTTctacaataataaaatacaacaaatctgagaaaaagaaGATTAAATCAATACAATTATATTAATGTACAAAATAATCACAGCCTTCTCTGTCCTGCTGTCTGGTCATCGCCTCAACCCTTTTCTACGACTCAAAAGCAATGAAAAAAAACTGTCTTTGTTTTGTTGAAATTAGGAGAAGTTTGACCAGCACATAGTTGTGTCAGTGACTCTCTCTCTGATCTGTTTTCTGAAAAACACAAACACCACATTGATCTGATCAGGCGAGTTGTTACACCATAAACTTGTATCATTAAATGGTCAATGACCGTTAAATCTACATTTACAGCCCTGTAAGAAGAGTGGCTTTGAAAACAGCATGAGGATGTCCACTTATTACGATCACATGCTCACATTGACAAGATTGCACTGACCAACTTAAACATAGTCGAAAGAGTTCTTAATCCTGACCATAGTTTACGGTTGTTATTCTGCAGAGCACTTCGATCTTTACAAAAatatttggtttaaaaaaaataaaataaaaaaaaagcaacacagaGAAATTAAAGACCATAAGAGAGTGCTTGACAGAACAATGAAAAGGAGAGGGCTGGACGCAGGTGACAATGAAGACCTCAGAGGAAGTAGGGTGTTGTCGTTCTAGGTGGTATGACCCGTTCCGAGTCAGGAACGGCCCGGAATAGCTTGGGCTCCCGTGTGTTCACGTCTTTGAAGACCATGATGGAGGCAATGTTACCGCAGCGGTAGCAGTAGTTCGGGGCTGACCAGACAGTCACCAGCTTCTCATCGAACATGAATTTGTAGCCCTCGTGAACCAACTGATGTGCACGGCAAATCAACTTCAAGTTGTTGATGTGAACAAACTTTAATGGAAAGAGAGAGGGGAAAAACAATTCAGGTTTTGCATGAACAAGAACATTTACTGAAAGTTTTACTAGCATGCCACAGTCAAACAGTCAATATACTGAACTAAATAGTTTAATTCATAGAGTGGCATATTGACAGCACTAAATGACactgccactgaaccgaacagaactcgctgattattgctgctgaaaatggtcaattattgttatATACAAAAAAactgtggttggccaaactgaaccaggattaccagggcaagaatcttgacaacattcgtgtttgttcttatcattttccatcaggtaggtgaaatattaggctaatatcataattaatactgctcatatttATCTTTACCAcccattaactttagtttgtcaaaatattgtgcccttttctgcttattaagtccttctctatatgatttagcagcttccacacatttttttttgtggtttagacagcgtaaattagcagaacaatgtatttagTAGTACGTTATCCGTGCAATCagtagggctggtccgaataccattttttgagctttgaAGCTTCGGTATAATCCACACcaaatattcgaagcttcggtgggaggagctgaacatattcttctctctaataaaggcaggaatctctatatgtctttctgtttgcatttttattatgtcgagaacagttcatccaaacgatttttgctgtggacccaagggagtgcagtgttgcattttggtgcaatatggagtATGGACACACAACActttcagaattaataaattgtaatagaacattgcgagttggatgcggcgcgcctcacgcaggcagagcttatgcTTCGAGAACAGACACTGCGCTAGTAATACAACACACACAGTTCTGtttaagagcaatacttttaataaggtagcctaacattttttaacaaacaaatcactcccaaatcagaaattagcagcacagtaattactgacaccataaagggtaggctatttaaataaaagaagaacgaaaaaaaatggtgcggtgtttatatataaataaattatttatatctaaattattcataaataaatatatatatatatatatacacattatatataacgtttgtgtatataagcctatatataaaatacatatgtatattattttgaaacccaaaataaatgaggctcaaacattatcaACAAATGTAGGCTATAAGTGTTTATTTGAGCatttccgtcagtgaacaagcagcctacaaaacgctaaaataaatcaaataaataatacatttaaatatgaaactagcctcaataagaatgttaaataggctattaaacaaacattcgttgcaaaaattcaaAAAACCTCGCCCGGAActtctccgacagctcatcagaattactgtcccgagtccgactggaaccggccttttttctctttctcttccccattacacagctgctgtttttaatagcaaagtgatttattttcgtttatttaggttataaagttaatttagaaatatatttgaaacactttttatttgttaaatttaggttttttgttttttaaagtaatgaccaagctgcggcagacagatcaatttagccctctcaagtcatcacgatttcaattaaaatccatagatataaaaaaaaacttaaagcatatcacaatattagttgaatcgtttaacctagataaaagtgtgatattaggcgcatatccaatcgtttgtgcggagagtaaagctgaagcacactttgcagaacatggaagcgccagcgctatgtgaaacttcatttttgctcataaaggtaaaaCTAATATAATCatttttccccgacacattcatggtaattatttttgccgggtctttgcggtcagctttagcaTTTAAACGCGGAAGCGCGGTTGTCAttgcgacagtcacagccctagttttgcttccacCATTCAAGTGGGCCTGAccgtactttatagtgtctctcaaaaTTTACTCTATgtgtctctctttttttttttttttttgctctctctgtgttagtggcgcagcagtctgatcttcttcattcatatttaagccgAATGACAACCGTTTcacgggggatgcaaggtgtatgaaaaaaaaaaaaaaaaacgaatattcgaatctcaatttaaaatcgaatgccaacccaccgaacgaatattcgaataatctaatattctggtccagccctagcaatcagtgctgttgtttacatctgagtatctccaaaaTGGCATTCGGATAACTGACCAAACCGGgacataagtgcaaaccttcTATTGCTCATTTCACTGCCATACTAATATTTAGCTCACAGCTTGTTTTATCAAAATTCAATTCATCCAAGAAAATCCGGAATCCATAAGTCTTAGTTTTGATCTGatttaaaataacatacatttctagTTCTCGATTTACTGAGAGATatttatataaagtatataaagaTGCCCACAACTACGCAGTGAGTGAAGATATAGAGATTTCCACTTGTAATTACAGAAATGCCTTAAGAGGTTTTTTTATATGGTTTCCATTGGACTaagtcataaaaaaattcggatcgtgtttgaatttctgcattttcgcatccataataagaattttgataaggatggcgaatatgagaaaaaaaacgcatacgaaaattggactgtgtacaatgacctttagatatgaatgatcacgggtcgaaagtaaagagagatgacaaaaatagactggaggatttgctgcaatcttgtaactttactcactgacaaatatctattataactgctccctttacacagagtgtgcgttatcgcaaaatcgaaagtaaaagtaaacagcacgagcactcatttaaaagcgatttctataccctgcatattgaaagagcgaaaattatatacaatattagaatatttgcgggtgcgccgataaaaaaaaaaaaaaaaaaaatctactaaatatcgcgccaattttgtgattggctatgTAGTGTGGGGCTTGGGTCGGGTGGGCCAAGCTTCTGATTGGATGGTCGTGGAGCCGGGCATGTAAGGAACTATAGAACTAAGAGCATTCTAGAAAGAGCTTTGTGATTCGATGGAAATTTCAAGCATCATGCAAGGACatgcaactgatataaatattggtggacgtttggggggggggggagtatgtgggagtatttggccgctattcgcggagaatttagtaatgattctaataagctcaggccggtcgcgtccgctcaatttgtgatccgctgtgtaaatccaaGTCGTCCCAACTCctactccgcccctggtataggctacaggcccgacctttcttcacgatgtttcaccagtcgtttaatggccactccccttttacctaccacctgcaaagctgatacgaatgttttacttttttatttacaacaagatatatagtataaggacaggtattcagaccacaactgaacgtttgaagaaaatttaatgccttattatttagaatgagctattatttatgtaaatgcagccgttcaaggcacataattgatttattacggtattgacggtattagaaaatccatgtcgtggcgcaatgtcacaccagtgatgactatgacaccggtgtaccgcccacccctactaAGTGTTAAACACTACCTACACAAAACAGACTGTACATTGAGATAATGCCCTTACCTCATTGGTAACCTTGGCACCAAACAGCCAGCCAGCACCCCTTGGGCTGATAGCCCAGGTGTCCACATCCTCTGGATCAGACCAGACAAGATCACAAAATGCTCCCTTGTGAGGGATTTCCTGATTGCGTTCAATGGTGCGTATCTGGTCCAGAGTTTTGATATCAGGTGAAAGGCCACCATGTACACAAAGGATTTGCTCATCTATCAACTGCGGAAGAAATCACAACATCACAATCAGTCCAGCAGAAGGAAAATCTAACTTTAAACAGTCTTTCAGACAGTTCTAAAGTGCAAAATGGCATCCTAATGACTGTATAGAGTTTGAgcattatatacagttgaagtcaaatttGCAtacttacagaatctgcaaactgttcattatttttccaaaataagtgggatcatacaaaatgcatgttatttttaatttagtactgacctgaataagatatttcgcatttaagacatttaacatgtagtccacaagagaaaataattgttaaattaaaaaaaaaaaaaaattccagtttaaaagtttacataaacttgattcttaatactatccacagctgtgttttttgtttagtgatagctgttcatagggctgcacgattaatcgaacgatgttgtgagtcTAAACGCGCCTTACAACATTGtgcgattaattgtgcagccctagttgttcatgagttccttgttcgTCCTAAACagctaaactgcctgctattcttcaaaaaaaaaatccttcaggtcccacaaatcctttggtttttcagcattttttttgtgtgtatttgtaccctttccaacaatgactgtatgattttgagattgatcttttcacactgaggacaactgaggaactcatatgtaactattacaacattcaaacactcactgatgctccagaaggaaacactacgcattaagagccggggaacaaaaactttttgaatctgaATATCAGGTCAATCAGGTCAGGacgatatgtaaacatcttttatgtgaaatatcttattcaggtcagtgctaaataataaataacatgcattttgtatgatccctcttatttcggtagaataattaacattttgcagattctgcaaggtgtatgtaaacgtttgaattcaactgtatacatataaacatatctgaagtaaACATTTTATGTTGATTTTGTGTATTAAGTATACTATTTTATTATCGACATAATGGGTTAATATATGTATAGTATTATTTGTATGCATTAATTAtacaaattatgaaaaaaaatatcattaaaaatacatacaaattgtaTTGTAAAGACAATACTTACAGCAGCAACAGTCAGCATGTCAAATACTTTAGTGCAGTATCGCCAGGCATTAGCATTTCCATATTTCGTTTGGCACTCATCTATATGTGAAAGGAAAGAATGAAAATGAAACGCATAACAATATACCCATATAAAAAGTATATTATGATAGGCGTGCATTCAATTTCTGCCGTCTCACCATAAAAGCCATAGACTTGTGTGATCTGCCTGCTCTCGTGATTGCCACGCAACAGTGTGATGCGGTCAGGCCACTTTGCTTTAAGTGCTAGCAAATATGTGAACGTTTCTAAGCTGTAGTAACCTCGGTCAACAAAGTCACCCTAAAGGAAAGAAAACATGCCAATGTCTCTTCATTATATGCTTGAGAGGAAAATGTTTTGCTTCCAAATTAATCACCATTAATTATGTATGATATGTATCTTTATGCATACAATACCatgaaaatgtaatttgtgtCTGGTACTTGGCCCCCAGTTCTGAAGAGTTCACATAAGTCATAAAACTACAGAAAAAGAAAAGGTTTAGGTCAATATGCGTGCAGTTATACCAAACATTGTCACAACATCTGTACATAACAGAGATGCATTCATAAGGCCTGCTCACACCTGTCCATGGATATCCCCGCATACAGTAACTGGAGTGGATACTGGCTGTACATTTGATTCTTCAAGCAGCAGGTCACATACATAGTCACACAATCTCTGTCAAAGTAATAGAAGAGAGGACGGAAGATTTAATCAGGTTTGTAAAGGAAATTGCATTACTAAACATGACAGATCTAAAGTCAATAATTCACAAAGAACTCATTTGATTCACATTTTTCAATATCACATTAGTGGCTTGGATGATACTGTTATGAACTGCATTGCTGCATTATGGACTGTTTACGCATATGAGCTCTATTTTAAGACTAGAGAATGTTACAATCAAGACTAAAAACGGCTAATATGTAAATATCATAAAAATGAGATTAACTAAAAGGTCGATGATGGAAAGTAGATGGGCGTTTCAAATTAGTGCGCTTGATAGCAACAACACAAGTTAGCCACCCCAGGTAACTTATCTACGTGTATATATGCCTGTTATACATGTTTATTACGACTAACTGCTTTATGCTCGCATATCCTGTTATTTCTGATACCGATTATAAAATAAATCCCGGAACACAGTGATTGGATTCATACGCAGCGCTAGCGACTGCATTGCACTGACACACTGCTATTTCACCAGCCTTTACCGCGACCCACATGactttgtaaatatatcaa
Protein-coding regions in this window:
- the ppp6c gene encoding serine/threonine-protein phosphatase 6 catalytic subunit, giving the protein MAPLDLDKYVEIARQCKYLPENDLKRLCDYVCDLLLEESNVQPVSTPVTVCGDIHGQFYDLCELFRTGGQVPDTNYIFMGDFVDRGYYSLETFTYLLALKAKWPDRITLLRGNHESRQITQVYGFYDECQTKYGNANAWRYCTKVFDMLTVAALIDEQILCVHGGLSPDIKTLDQIRTIERNQEIPHKGAFCDLVWSDPEDVDTWAISPRGAGWLFGAKVTNEFVHINNLKLICRAHQLVHEGYKFMFDEKLVTVWSAPNYCYRCGNIASIMVFKDVNTREPKLFRAVPDSERVIPPRTTTPYFL